One part of the Sorangiineae bacterium MSr11954 genome encodes these proteins:
- a CDS encoding LysR family transcriptional regulator produces MRAAKELNLTDGAVSRAVREMEAEVGFPLFQRGNRSIVPTHVARTLAEDVRSVLDRLASALAQARRTSGPGRPITLSCEPTFLIRWLIPRLADLQEVVGPARELRLVSAGGAVSFARDGIDLAIRRADFEMAGDVLAKPFLDEHVGPVCRSDLAPRLLGSGAIEGVLLHTATRPHAWANWSRLTGTELRPAREIRFEHFYLSLQAAVAGAGVAIGPIALVSDDLANGALLAPRGFVADGSQYVLMTAREGYDRACFDTVLDWLRTRGNELTTIPG; encoded by the coding sequence ATGCGCGCCGCCAAGGAGTTGAACCTGACCGACGGCGCCGTGAGCCGTGCCGTGCGCGAGATGGAGGCGGAGGTCGGCTTCCCGCTGTTTCAGCGCGGAAACCGCTCGATCGTGCCGACCCACGTTGCGCGCACGCTCGCCGAGGATGTGCGGAGCGTGCTGGACCGGCTCGCGAGCGCGCTGGCCCAAGCCCGGCGCACGTCGGGTCCTGGCCGGCCCATTACCCTTTCGTGCGAGCCGACCTTTCTGATCCGCTGGCTCATTCCCCGGCTCGCCGATCTGCAAGAGGTCGTCGGCCCGGCGCGCGAGCTGCGCTTGGTTTCGGCCGGTGGAGCGGTGTCCTTTGCGCGCGACGGGATCGATCTCGCCATCCGCCGGGCGGACTTCGAGATGGCCGGCGACGTGCTGGCCAAGCCTTTTCTCGACGAGCACGTGGGGCCGGTGTGCCGCTCGGATCTCGCGCCCCGGCTTTTGGGCTCGGGCGCCATCGAAGGCGTGCTCCTTCACACCGCGACCCGTCCCCATGCGTGGGCCAACTGGTCGCGGCTCACCGGCACGGAGCTCCGTCCCGCGCGCGAGATCCGGTTCGAGCACTTTTATCTCAGTCTTCAGGCGGCCGTGGCAGGCGCGGGGGTGGCGATCGGTCCCATCGCCCTCGTCTCCGACGATCTCGCCAACGGGGCTCTTTTGGCCCCCCGAGGCTTCGTGGCCGATGGCTCGCAGTACGTCCTGATGACCGCGCGCGAGGGCTACGATCGCGCGTGCTTCGATACGGTGCTCGATTGGCTTCGCACCCGCGGTAACGAGCTCACCACGATACCTGGATGA
- a CDS encoding SDR family oxidoreductase: MPTPSKIVLVTGASSGLGLAMARHLHLRGHRVYGTSRAPREDAPWPMLELDVCSDDSANACVGRVLEREGRLDVLINNAGYAFLGALEETRLEDARAQMETNFFGALRMMLAVLPILRRQSSGHIVNVSSISGAVGMPFAGAYAASKHALEGASEALAHELHGSGLRVTLIEPDGMRTGIGARFQQPAREHPLLGAKRKRLVAVLENVTAEGGDGIDPEVLARAVGEAIESASPPLRIVIGEKAQKLITAKRFFSEPAFANLIAELAAE; this comes from the coding sequence ATGCCAACCCCTTCCAAAATCGTCCTCGTCACGGGAGCATCGTCCGGCCTCGGCCTCGCGATGGCCCGCCACCTCCACTTGCGCGGCCATCGCGTGTACGGCACCAGCCGCGCCCCGCGCGAAGACGCGCCGTGGCCGATGCTCGAGCTCGATGTGTGCTCGGATGACTCCGCAAATGCCTGCGTCGGCCGCGTTCTCGAGCGCGAGGGTCGGCTTGACGTATTGATCAACAACGCCGGCTACGCATTCCTAGGCGCCTTGGAGGAGACGCGCCTCGAGGACGCGCGCGCCCAAATGGAGACGAATTTTTTCGGTGCGCTGCGCATGATGCTCGCGGTGCTGCCCATTCTGCGCCGTCAAAGCAGCGGCCACATCGTCAATGTCAGCTCCATTTCGGGCGCCGTCGGGATGCCGTTCGCCGGCGCATACGCCGCCAGCAAACACGCGCTGGAAGGCGCGTCGGAGGCGCTGGCCCACGAGCTTCACGGCAGCGGGCTTCGCGTCACGCTCATCGAGCCCGATGGCATGCGCACCGGCATCGGTGCCCGCTTTCAGCAACCCGCGCGCGAGCACCCGTTGCTGGGCGCGAAGCGCAAACGGCTCGTCGCGGTGCTCGAAAACGTGACCGCCGAAGGCGGCGACGGCATCGATCCCGAGGTGCTCGCGCGGGCGGTGGGGGAGGCGATCGAGAGCGCCTCGCCTCCCCTGCGCATCGTCATCGGCGAAAAGGCGCAAAAGCTGATTACGGCAAAGCGCTTTTTCTCGGAGCCTGCATTTGCGAACCTGATCGCGGAGCTCGCCGCGGAATAG
- the cml gene encoding CmlA/FloR family chloramphenicol efflux MFS transporter encodes MSPFDLLASMGMDVYLPIVPAMPAILGTSASVVQLTLSLYMVVLGVGQLVFGPISDAVGRRPVLLGGAMVFGAASFGLAGTATATAFVALRVVQAMGAAAALVATFATVRDVYAERPEGAVIYSLFGAMLAFVPALGPVVGALIAEHFGWRAIFIVLGALAMAAALHAGARWHETRPHDASPARAAFRPILASFPFWTYTLGFSAAMGAFFVFFSTAPRVLVGRAGFSQLGFSVAFGSVAAVMIATTRFAKRFVARWGRAGALVRGMGMLLLGAALLALGQCAAAPSFWTFVPPMWIIAMGIVFTCAVTANGALEAFGHAAGTATALYYCIESLVVGTAGTLSVVLLRGDTAWPLVAYCTLVPLATLGLVSRLAAIPRRAPRSGSQMQAPRKSALP; translated from the coding sequence ATGTCGCCCTTCGACCTCTTGGCGTCAATGGGCATGGACGTCTATTTACCCATCGTCCCGGCGATGCCGGCCATTCTTGGAACATCGGCGTCTGTCGTTCAGCTGACGTTGAGCCTTTATATGGTCGTTCTTGGCGTGGGGCAGCTGGTGTTCGGGCCCATCTCCGACGCGGTCGGGCGAAGGCCTGTTTTGCTCGGGGGCGCGATGGTGTTTGGCGCCGCGTCGTTTGGGCTCGCGGGGACTGCCACGGCGACGGCTTTTGTCGCCCTTCGCGTGGTGCAGGCCATGGGCGCGGCGGCGGCGCTCGTTGCGACGTTCGCCACTGTGCGCGACGTGTATGCGGAGCGACCCGAGGGCGCCGTCATTTATAGCCTCTTTGGCGCCATGCTCGCGTTCGTACCAGCCTTGGGACCCGTGGTGGGGGCGCTCATCGCGGAGCACTTCGGCTGGCGCGCCATCTTCATCGTGCTCGGCGCCCTCGCGATGGCGGCGGCGCTGCACGCAGGGGCGAGGTGGCACGAGACGCGACCCCACGATGCCTCGCCGGCGCGCGCGGCGTTTCGCCCCATCCTCGCGAGCTTCCCGTTTTGGACGTACACGCTGGGGTTCAGCGCGGCCATGGGCGCGTTCTTCGTCTTTTTCTCCACCGCGCCCCGTGTGCTCGTCGGTCGCGCCGGCTTTTCGCAGCTTGGGTTCAGCGTGGCCTTCGGCAGCGTCGCGGCCGTGATGATCGCGACCACCCGCTTTGCAAAGCGATTCGTCGCTCGCTGGGGGCGGGCCGGCGCGCTGGTTCGCGGCATGGGGATGCTCCTGCTCGGGGCTGCCCTCCTCGCCCTCGGACAGTGCGCCGCCGCGCCCTCGTTTTGGACCTTTGTCCCCCCGATGTGGATCATCGCCATGGGTATCGTCTTCACGTGCGCGGTGACCGCGAACGGCGCGCTGGAGGCATTTGGGCATGCCGCGGGCACGGCGACGGCATTGTATTATTGCATCGAGAGCCTCGTCGTGGGCACCGCCGGAACGTTGTCCGTGGTGCTCTTGCGCGGGGATACGGCTTGGCCGCTGGTGGCGTACTGCACACTCGTGCCGCTCGCCACCTTGGGCCTCGTGAGCCGGCTCGCAGCTATTCCGCGGCGAGCTCCGCGATCAGGTTCGCAAATGCAGGCTCCGAGAAAAAGCGCTTTGCCGTAA
- a CDS encoding ferritin-like domain-containing protein produces the protein MKSACTVCGSPLDHRAAYRGVCLSCASRAIASRPDLGPYASAAAAFAKIARLRRIGLAVGGTSVLAWVLNGIVLSVMMKRDAGFNALIGAWIAFGGVQVALAITAGTIIVRARAASKQLGVRPFGAGPAILFFLLGGIGFIGSFGIPALFAVAAVLLGGGWGRPLRVGRRGVTPRVRPANEWAKGPHPDVTTLSGPTRDALTELWLHDAKKEHASVPAFAQVAWQLAALGAPADLLARANRSALQEIDHAQRCFALAGTYARTEFGHTAMPELAAGMGALPRSRVRALVAVARETLVEGAFIEGYNAALARVGLEDATDPAARETLERIAVDEAAHAELAWDILAFCLDAGGAPVVRALTRAARSFGDLAPAPYRPEHLGLVALADPAALREHGRVRPDAWAPTYAACRAETLERLEQLFAMHARSNMVA, from the coding sequence ATGAAGTCCGCTTGTACCGTATGCGGCTCGCCGCTCGATCATCGAGCGGCCTATCGCGGAGTGTGCTTATCGTGCGCGTCGCGTGCCATCGCGTCGCGACCCGATCTTGGCCCGTATGCGAGCGCCGCCGCGGCGTTCGCGAAGATCGCACGTCTCCGTCGCATCGGCCTCGCCGTGGGGGGTACATCGGTGCTTGCGTGGGTGCTCAACGGCATTGTCCTCTCCGTGATGATGAAGCGGGACGCCGGTTTCAACGCGCTCATCGGCGCGTGGATTGCCTTCGGGGGTGTACAAGTTGCTCTTGCCATTACGGCGGGGACCATCATCGTGAGGGCACGCGCCGCGTCGAAGCAGCTCGGTGTTCGCCCCTTTGGCGCTGGCCCGGCGATTCTCTTTTTCCTACTTGGAGGAATCGGCTTCATTGGCTCGTTCGGCATCCCTGCGTTGTTCGCCGTAGCGGCCGTACTGCTTGGTGGCGGCTGGGGCCGGCCTCTTCGCGTTGGGCGTCGCGGGGTGACGCCACGTGTTCGGCCCGCGAACGAGTGGGCCAAGGGGCCGCATCCCGACGTAACTACCCTTTCCGGGCCAACCCGCGATGCGCTCACGGAGCTTTGGTTGCACGATGCCAAGAAAGAGCACGCGAGCGTCCCCGCGTTCGCGCAGGTTGCATGGCAGCTCGCGGCTTTGGGGGCACCGGCCGATCTTCTTGCGCGCGCCAATCGAAGCGCTCTGCAGGAGATTGATCACGCGCAGCGCTGCTTTGCGCTCGCGGGCACGTACGCGCGAACGGAGTTTGGGCACACCGCGATGCCGGAGCTTGCAGCGGGGATGGGCGCCCTTCCGCGCTCGCGGGTTCGAGCGCTCGTTGCGGTGGCGCGCGAAACACTCGTGGAAGGAGCGTTCATCGAGGGGTACAACGCGGCGCTCGCGCGCGTGGGGCTCGAGGACGCCACCGATCCCGCGGCAAGGGAAACCCTCGAGCGCATCGCCGTGGACGAGGCGGCACATGCCGAGCTGGCTTGGGATATTCTTGCGTTTTGCCTCGATGCGGGCGGCGCGCCCGTTGTGCGCGCGCTCACGCGGGCGGCGAGGTCGTTCGGAGATCTCGCCCCGGCGCCGTATCGTCCCGAGCACCTCGGGCTCGTCGCGCTTGCCGACCCTGCAGCGCTTCGGGAGCACGGGCGCGTGCGGCCGGATGCGTGGGCACCTACGTATGCAGCTTGCCGTGCGGAGACGCTCGAAAGGCTCGAGCAGCTGTTCGCGATGCACGCGCGGTCGAACATGGTCGCTTGA
- a CDS encoding ETX/MTX2 family pore-forming toxin yields the protein MQDFESLWKRAAYAWAKSKVSDGADNVDAWRTNSTFKDYYDRYGLSTSNGSPQYNTTTNKVSVDGVYSQTYTNNTDQQTSGDFTYSDAVTNTLSVAITEGLQIAQSESVKVGLEGLGDVSSSLTVTVNISSTQTVTNSETKTWSVHQQIPEPPHSVTKATFTVEKNTLAGSVTVPVVISGRVAVGLNSRWNGHYFWFVPIAQLLTDTNNTPSWLKINGDGSVTFNAVYSMNGVAASNAYVTLDRVDPSGTTSQKVQIAHPNTVIQAA from the coding sequence ATGCAAGACTTCGAGTCGCTGTGGAAGCGCGCTGCGTATGCTTGGGCGAAATCCAAAGTGAGCGACGGCGCGGACAACGTGGACGCGTGGCGCACGAACTCGACGTTCAAAGACTATTACGACCGGTATGGGCTGAGCACCAGCAATGGGTCGCCGCAATACAACACGACGACCAACAAGGTGAGCGTCGACGGCGTGTACTCGCAGACCTATACGAACAATACCGATCAGCAGACGTCGGGCGACTTCACGTACAGCGACGCGGTCACGAACACCTTGAGCGTGGCCATCACCGAAGGGCTGCAGATCGCGCAGAGCGAGAGCGTGAAGGTCGGGCTCGAGGGGCTCGGCGACGTGAGCTCCTCGCTCACGGTGACCGTGAACATCTCGTCGACCCAGACGGTGACGAACTCCGAGACGAAGACGTGGAGCGTGCACCAGCAGATCCCCGAGCCGCCGCACTCGGTGACCAAGGCGACGTTCACCGTGGAGAAGAATACGCTCGCCGGCTCGGTGACCGTCCCCGTGGTCATCTCCGGGCGCGTGGCCGTGGGGCTCAATAGCCGGTGGAATGGTCACTATTTTTGGTTCGTGCCTATTGCCCAGCTCCTGACCGATACCAACAATACGCCCAGCTGGCTCAAGATCAACGGCGACGGCTCGGTGACCTTCAACGCGGTCTACAGCATGAACGGGGTCGCCGCGTCGAACGCGTACGTCACCCTCGATCGCGTCGATCCCTCGGGGACGACGTCGCAGAAGGTCCAGATCGCGCACCCCAACACGGTGATCCAAGCCGCGTAG
- a CDS encoding cupin domain-containing protein has protein sequence MPELRKINLAEAFSAFQETWSPRVGGDINDFQIKLAKFEGAFHWHHHEHEDELFLVTKGKLRMQLREADGGDLLLGPGEYVIVPRGVEHCPTAEPTCEVVLLERNSTVNTGNVENDRTVRDLGRI, from the coding sequence ATGCCCGAGTTGAGAAAAATCAATCTAGCGGAGGCCTTCTCCGCATTTCAGGAGACGTGGAGCCCCCGGGTGGGAGGCGACATCAACGATTTTCAAATCAAGCTCGCCAAGTTCGAGGGCGCCTTTCATTGGCACCATCACGAGCACGAGGACGAGCTGTTCCTCGTCACCAAGGGCAAGCTTCGGATGCAGCTGCGCGAGGCCGACGGCGGCGATCTCCTGCTCGGCCCCGGCGAGTACGTGATCGTGCCCCGGGGCGTCGAACATTGCCCGACGGCGGAGCCCACGTGCGAGGTGGTGCTTCTGGAGCGAAACAGCACGGTCAACACCGGCAATGTCGAGAACGATCGCACCGTGCGCGATCTCGGTCGTATTTGA
- the pdxA gene encoding 4-hydroxythreonine-4-phosphate dehydrogenase PdxA — MTRAPLAITMGDPAGIGPEIVAKLAASDRRPQTPFIVIGDSAILRRAIGIVGAELEVREARVADGVLHFVWEEGILPVLQTGPSLPLDLPIGKVDARAGAASYAYVERAIDLALAGTISGIVTAPINKEAMRAAGIAYPGHTEILADRSGTRDFAMMLANDELRVLLVSIHVSLLEAIRQVTHESELRAMRLAKEACRAFGIEHPRVAVAGLNPHAGENGLFGGEDRDVIAPAIRAARGEGIDASGPWPGDTIFMRARKGEFDVVVAQYHDQGLIPVKYLGLDDGVNVTVGLPFVRTSVDHGTAFDIAGTGRADPASLAYALKQAVAMVTHSYARRGNAGAGASADAGGAGTGARAGEGAPEFIFMLTRNDRTVSDARARLAEALEAGVRHIGFKDVGLPFSELRTLVEEIRAGGAKVYLEVVSLDESSEIASARAAVSLGVDVLMGGTRPESVLPILHGSAIHYRPFPGAIMGHPSVLRGTVDEIVSSAKRLCAHDGVHGLDLLAYRFDGDVEALIARVCAAVDKPVVIAGSIDRPERIAAVMASQAAAFTIGTAALDGTFPAAGPGLIHQLRTISNIVAEHRNRKSAAAGPRNER, encoded by the coding sequence ATGACTCGAGCCCCTCTGGCCATCACCATGGGCGATCCCGCCGGCATCGGCCCGGAGATCGTCGCAAAGCTCGCCGCCAGCGATCGGCGGCCCCAAACGCCCTTCATCGTGATTGGCGATAGCGCCATTCTCCGTCGCGCGATTGGCATCGTCGGTGCGGAGCTGGAGGTCCGCGAGGCGCGCGTAGCGGACGGTGTGCTCCATTTCGTGTGGGAAGAGGGCATCCTCCCGGTTCTGCAAACGGGTCCGAGCTTGCCCCTCGATTTGCCGATTGGAAAGGTCGACGCACGAGCCGGCGCTGCATCGTATGCGTATGTGGAGCGGGCCATCGATCTGGCGCTCGCGGGCACGATCTCGGGGATCGTCACGGCGCCCATCAACAAAGAGGCGATGCGCGCGGCGGGGATCGCGTACCCCGGGCACACGGAGATCCTGGCCGATCGCTCCGGCACCCGCGACTTCGCGATGATGCTCGCCAACGACGAGCTGCGCGTGCTGCTCGTCTCGATTCACGTTTCGCTCTTGGAGGCCATCCGCCAGGTGACGCACGAAAGCGAGCTGCGGGCCATGCGGCTCGCGAAGGAGGCGTGCCGCGCGTTCGGGATCGAGCACCCTCGGGTGGCCGTGGCCGGTCTGAACCCCCACGCGGGCGAGAATGGCCTCTTCGGCGGCGAAGATCGCGACGTGATCGCGCCGGCGATCCGCGCCGCGCGGGGAGAAGGCATCGATGCGTCCGGGCCGTGGCCGGGTGATACGATTTTCATGCGCGCGCGCAAAGGCGAGTTCGACGTGGTGGTGGCGCAATACCACGATCAAGGGCTCATCCCCGTGAAATACCTGGGGCTCGACGATGGGGTGAATGTCACGGTGGGGCTGCCCTTCGTGCGCACCTCCGTCGATCATGGCACCGCGTTCGATATCGCGGGCACGGGACGCGCCGATCCTGCCAGCCTCGCTTATGCGCTGAAGCAGGCGGTCGCCATGGTGACGCACTCGTACGCGCGGCGTGGGAATGCAGGAGCGGGCGCGAGCGCGGACGCGGGCGGCGCCGGCACGGGCGCGCGCGCAGGCGAAGGAGCACCCGAGTTCATTTTCATGCTCACGCGAAACGATCGCACCGTCTCCGATGCGCGCGCGCGCTTGGCGGAGGCGCTGGAGGCCGGCGTGCGCCACATCGGGTTCAAGGACGTGGGCTTGCCGTTCTCGGAGCTACGTACCTTGGTCGAGGAAATTCGAGCCGGCGGGGCAAAGGTGTATCTCGAGGTGGTGAGCCTCGACGAATCGAGCGAGATCGCCTCGGCGCGTGCCGCGGTGTCGCTCGGGGTCGACGTTTTGATGGGCGGTACGCGGCCGGAGTCGGTCCTTCCGATCCTTCACGGCAGCGCGATTCACTATCGTCCTTTTCCGGGCGCGATCATGGGGCATCCGAGCGTCCTTCGAGGCACGGTGGACGAGATCGTATCCAGCGCCAAGCGCTTGTGCGCCCACGACGGCGTCCACGGCCTCGACCTGCTCGCCTACCGCTTCGACGGCGACGTGGAGGCGCTGATCGCGCGCGTTTGCGCGGCCGTCGACAAGCCGGTGGTGATCGCGGGCTCGATCGATCGACCCGAGCGCATCGCGGCGGTGATGGCGAGCCAGGCGGCGGCCTTCACGATTGGGACCGCCGCGCTGGACGGGACCTTTCCGGCGGCCGGTCCCGGCCTCATTCATCAATTGCGAACGATTAGCAACATCGTCGCCGAACATCGAAATCGCAAGTCGGCCGCGGCCGGCCCGCGCAACGAGCGGTAA